The following proteins are co-located in the Tripterygium wilfordii isolate XIE 37 chromosome 2, ASM1340144v1, whole genome shotgun sequence genome:
- the LOC120008922 gene encoding metal tolerance protein B, producing MVLEEVSSLISASQQDTEMLMVPVASDVHLAPSQSPCSSACAFSSAGNTTLESEQRSESATKLSVLVIFYLIVMIVEIVGGLKANSLAVITDAVHLLTDVAGFSISLFAVWASGWEATSDQSFGYSRLEVFGAFISVQLIWLISGSLIYEAVNRILHKHSEVNGALMFSVAAFGFFINLIMVSWLGHNHAHHACVDKDHNHAHHDHNHAHHACVDEDHNHVHNHEDELYAKDEVENAKLVSSPPAESKILNINLEGAYLHVITDLIQSIGVMIAGVVIWAKPNWLVVDLICTLVFSVLSLSATLPMLRNIFCILMERTPSEIDVASLESGLKSIKGVRNIHDLHVWAITAGKYVLSCHLVAEPGVSSNEVLCKVRDYCETTYRIRHITVQVEQ from the coding sequence ATGGTGCTTGAGGAAGTCTCTAGTTTGATATCAGCAAGCCAGCAGGATACTGAAATGCTAATGGTACCCGTGGCAAGTGATGTCCATCTGGCACCGTCCCAATCACCTTGTAGTTCTGCCTGTGCCTTCAGCAGCGCAGGAAATACCACTTTGGAGTCAGAACAGCGATCTGAGTCAGCAACGAAACTGTCTGTCCTCGTAATCTTCTATCTAATAGTTATGATAGTAGAGATTGTTGGTGGCCTAAAAGCCAACAGCCTTGCAGTGATCACAGATGCTGTGCACTTGCTTACTGATGTTGCTGGATTCTCCATCTCTCTGTTCGCGGTCTGGGCTTCAGGTTGGGAGGCAACATCTGACCAATCTTTTGGATATAGCCGTCTTGAAGTTTTTGGCGCCTTTATATCAGTGCAGCTCATATGGCTCATTTCTGGAAGCTTAATATATGAAGCGGTTAACAGGATTCTTCATAAACATTCTGAGGTGAACGGGGCACTGATGTTTTCGGTTGCAGCATTTGGATTTTTCATTAACTTAATCATGGTTAGTTGGCTGGGTCACAACCATGCTCATCACGCTTGTGTAGACAAAGATCACAACCACGCTCATCATGATCACAACCACGCTCATCATGCTTGTGTGGACGAAGATCACAACCATGTTCACAATCATGAAGACGAGCTATATGCAAAAGATGAAGTAGAGAATGCTAAGCTGGTGTCTAGTCCTCCAGCAGAATCAAAAATACTAAACATAAATCTCGAGGGGGCTTACTTGCATGTCATAACTGATCTGATTCAGTCAATTGGGGTGATGATCGCGGGAGTCGTTATATGGGCTAAACCAAATTGGTTAGTGGTTGATCTAATCTGCACACTTGTTTTCTCTGTTCTTTCTTTGAGTGCAACCCTACCCATGCTTAGAAATATATTTTGTATACTGATGGAGAGGACACCTTCCGAGATCGATGTTGCTAGCCTGGAAAGTGGTTTGAAGAGTATTAAGGGAGTTAGAAATATTCATGACCTGCATGTTTGGGCGATAACAGCTGGAAAGTATGTGTTGTCTTGCCATTTGGTAGCTGAGCCCGGAGTTAGCTCTAATGAAGTACTGTGCAAGGTTAGAGACTATTGTGAAACAACATACAGAATTCGTCACATTACTGTACAAGTTGAACaatag